CCTGTCCGGTCTCTCCGACCCCTCTACCGGCAGAATCGGCGGGTGCAGTGCGTCTCTGCGGAGTTCCCCTTTGTAATAAGCAGGCCATGGCGGTTGTGAAGCAGCACTTCGCACTGGTCACGTCGTTGCTTAGCAACAGGCAAGGTGATCTGCAGGTGACTACTCCAACTCCCAGGGTCCTCCCATATCTCGGCACCATCATGGGGATGACAGATGGGTGAGGGTCCCGGAGGTAAAAGAATGGGTACCCCATACCCCTCGGAGACCCCAAAATGAGCAGAGAGGCAGTGTGGGCGCTGCAGGGATAGCTGGGCGTTGTACTCCCCGGACTGATGATTGCTTCTGACTGACTGCTCTGAGGAGTACGGGGTCCCCATTCTCCCGCCGATCTAATAGATCCCCCCTATCCTGTGCATAGTGAGAACTGTAGCAGTTGGAATACCCCTTCGAGTCAATATTTCAGGTACAAAACCTCTAGGAATAAATTGGTTGTGATAAATTCATCGTCTGGAGCTGGTGAAGCGAGTGAGAGACATAGTGACATAGAAACACGAGCCCCCGAGTTATTAGGTACAAATCCTCCATTATTAGAAGAAATATTACGCTATATAAAAATTCTTCACATTATTACACAACCAGTCCTGGCACCTTCACCCTCATCCAAGATGTCTTCCAGCGTCTCCACGGCGCCGGAagtacgtcatcacgccgcctccCTCACCCAACATGGCGCCCCTCATTATGCCTTACAGCGGTGAAGCCTGAACGTCAGACCGGAAGTTCCCTGCGGTTAGTGCGCTTGCGCAGTCTGCGAAGATGGCGGCGCTCAGAGCTCTGGGGAGGCTGCGGGCACCTTCAGGGGCTCTGCCCGGCCGCTGGCTGAGGGTGGCCCAGCCGGTCAGGTAATGCAGGCGGCGGGGTGAGGGGTGACCGGGGGGAGAGGTGGCTGAGGGGTGAACACAGAGGACAGCGGGGAGGTCCCGGGTGAGCCGTGACAGGGGGTCACCTAGCCGTCATGTGTCAGGGTCCTGGAAGAGCTGGGTGGCTGCCACCAGACCCTTAATGATAGGtgggcacccagctttcccagggccCTGACTGGAAACTCTTCTTAGACTCCATGTATGTGTCACGacatgtcacccagctttcctagggtcCTGACTGGTAACTGCTTAGACTCATGTATATGTCACGacatgtcacccagctttcctagggtcCTGACTGGTAACTGCTTAGACTCATGTATATGTCACGacatgtcacccagctttcctagggtcCTGACTGGTAACTGCTTAGACTCATGTATATGTCACGacatgtcacccagctttcctagggtcCTGACTGGTAAATCTGCTTAGACTCATGTATATGTCACGacatgtcacccagctttcctagggtcCTGACTGGTAAATCTGCTTAGACTCATGTATATGTCACGacatgtcacccagctttcctagggtcCTGACTGGTAAATCTGCTTAGACTCATGTATATGTCACGacatgtcacccagctttcctagggtcCTGACTGGTAAATCTGCTTAGACTCATGTATATGTCACGacatgtcacccagctttcctagggtcCTGACTGGTAAATCTGCTTAGACTCATGTATATGTCACGacatgtcacccagctttcccagggtcCTGACTGGTAACTGCTTAGACTCCATGTATATGTCACGacatgtcacccagctttcctagggccCTGACTGGTAAATCTGCTTAGACTCCATGTATATGTCACGacatgtcacccagctttcccagggccCTGACTGGTAAATCTGCTTAGACTCATGTATATGTCACGacatgttacccagctttcccagggccCTGACTGGTAAATCTGCTTAGACTCGTGTATATGTCACGacatgtcacccagctttcccagggccCTGACGggtgacaatgtctgcctctcaGAGGTGTTGGACAGCTGGGTGACCCCAGTATGGCTGCGCGTACAGCGTCCACACCAGTAGTCGCCCAGCTTTTCCAGCACCTGTTAGGGGTGTATGTGTACAGGTGGGTCATTCTGGACTCGCGGAGAGCTGGGTGACGCCAATATTCTTCAGAACGAGGGTTCATTatttcactttttattatttgttttccaGAGAAAAGCAATGGCAGCCGGACACGGAGTTCATGGAGCAGTACAGCGGGGCGGTCATGTACCCGAACGCCACCACCGCCAAGTGGGTGCCCGCCCCCTGGCACGGTCAGTAACTCTCATACCCGGTGCTGCAGTACCCTCCTCCTGCCAGCAGGTGTCGCAGCCTGCTCTCCGCTATGGGACCCCTTCCTGAATTCCATCTTCTCCCTTTTAGACAAAGACCCCCCTGCACACAGAAATGTCTCCAACCTCACCATCAACTTTGGCCCCCAGCACCCCGCCGCCCACGGGGTCCTCCGCCTGGTCATGGAGCTGAGCGGGGAGTCGGTGAAGAAGTGTGACCCCCATGTGGGACTCCTGCATCGGGGCACAGAGAAGCTCATCGAGTACAAGACCTACCTGCAGGTAAATGCGGACGATCTGGTGACCAGACAATGCTGGGGGTTATACTCCCGGTCATGTGAACGGTCTCCTGTCATTGCAGGCGTTGCCTTACTTTGACCGCTTGGACTACGTCTCCATGATGTGCAACGAGCAATGCTACTCCCTGGCCGTAGAGAAACTCCTGAACATCCGGCCCCCGCTGAGGGCGCAGTGGATCAGAGGTAAGTGCTCAGGGGCCGCAGAGGTCTCCACTAGGTGGCCGGACTTATATCTATATGTTATGGTGGCTTATAACATTAGGAACACATTTGTAACTTACTCACAATTTATTCTGCGCGGCCGATGCGGGTCACGTGACCCCTGGCGTCATCCACCAGGCTCCGGCGGTGACGTCTCGTGTACAGGCTTCTCCTGCCGTAGGGAGGGGCCCGGCTCTGTACACGAGACGTCAGAGCCTGTGTGTCCGCAACCCCCTCTCTCCTCTGGCAGCCATGGCCCCTGTGAGGGATCGCGCATGCGCCATCCTTACCTGTGCCGGCAGCGGGGCGGAAAGATTCAATGTTGTGCCCGTTCCTCTGCGTCTGGCGATGTGGCTGCCTCAGCAAGTTACCATTGCCCTACTCCACTGGCATCAGAAACAAAACCACCGCCAGGAACATCACAAAGTAAATCATTCTCCGTCATatagatatagctgtcatatagcttagctaTACATAGAGCTGCCATATATAGCTTAGCTATACGTAGAGCTGCCATATATAGCTTAGCTATACGTAGAGCTGCCATATAGCTTAGCTATACATAGAGCTGCCATATAGCTTAGCTATACGTAGAGCTGCCATATAGCTTAGCTATACGTAGAGCTGCCATATAGCTTAGCTATACGTAGAGCTGCCATATAGCTTAGCTATACGTAGAGCTGCCATATAGCTTAGCTAGACGTAGAGCTGCCATATAGCTTAGCTAGACGTAGAGCTGCCATATAGCTTAGCTAGACGTAGAGCTGCCATATAGCTTAGCTATACGTAGAGCTGCCATATAGCTTAGCTATACGTAGAGCTGCCATATAGCTTAGCTATACGTAGAGCTGCCATATAGCTTAGCTATACGTAGAGCTGCCATATATAGCTTAGCTATACGTAGAGCTGCCATATAGCTTAGCTATACGTAGAGCTGCCATATAGCTTAGCTATACGTAGAGCTGCCATATAGCTTAGCTATACGTAGAGCTGCCATATATAGCTTAGCTATACGTAGAGCTGCCATATAGCTTAGCTATACGTAGAGCTGCCATATAGCTTAGCTATACGTAGAGCTGCCATATATAGCTTAGCTATACGTAGAGCTGTCATACAGCTTAGATACGTAGAGCTGCCATATAGCTTAGCTATACGTAGAGCTGTCATACAGCTTAGATACGTAGAGCTGCCATATAGCTTAGCTATACATATAtctctatacagtatatatgtatgtggGAATGTATATAGTGATCTATATCTCGTatacacatatacagtcatgtgaaaaaattaggacaccctttgaaagcatgtggttttttgtaacatttttaataaaaggttatttcatctccgtttcaacaatacagagagattaaagtaatccaactaaacaaagaaaactgaagaaaagtcttttcaagatcttctgtaaatgtcattctacaaaaatgcctattctaactgaggaaaaagataggacacccttgcccctaatagcgagtgttacctcctttggctgaaataactgcagtgagacggttcttgtagccatctaccagtcttcgacatcggtctgaggaaattttaccccactcctcaatgcagaactttttcagctgtgagatgtttgaggggtttcttgcacgtacagcccttttcaagtcaccccacagcatctcaatgggattcaaatctggactttgacttggccattccaggactctccatttcttctttttcagccaatctttggttgatttactagtatgttttgggtcattgtcatgttgcatggtccagttccgcttcagctttaattttctaactgatggtctcacatgttcttcaagcaccttctgatacacagtagaattcatcgtggattctatgatggtgagctgaccaggtcctgctgcagcaaagcagccccaaaccatgacacttccacctccatgcttcacagttggtatgaagttcttttcttggaatgctgtgtttggtttacgccaaacatgtcctctgctgttgtgtccaaataattcaattttggactcatctgtccaaagaacattattccagaagtcctggtctttgtcaactttatctctggcaaatgtcagtctggcctcgatgtttctcttggaaagcaaaggtttcctccttgcacacctcccatgcaagttaaacttgtacagtctctttctgattgtagaggcatgtacttctacatcaacagtagccagagcctgctgtagttctcgagatgacactttagggtttttggagacctcttttagcatcttgcggtctgctcttggggtgaacttgctggggcgaccagtcctgggcatgttggcagttgttttgaaagccctccacttgtagactatcttccggacaatggaatggctgatttcaaaatcttttgagatctttttaaatcccttcccagactcataggctgctacaatcttttttctgaagttatatttccctactgaggctctccggcgcatgtgcagtgtcctgGTGTGTAGCTGTCGTTTTGCGCACGCGCAGATCGGCACGCCTCCCCACGTCATTtgcggtgcgaccggaagttaagaggtagggaaatctcacggagTAGGGTAATGTACGTTACACCGCTGTGAGCTAGGGGGTGATCATGTGACTTCTTTatgcaaagtgcagagcaggggGCGGGGAAGGGCAGATTATTCGTGAGGGCGGGCTCAGGCGTTGGTACACGCCCCCACAGGTTGTAAACAAAGCAATAATAGCAGAACCATGTAACGGTGTCAGTGCGGGGTGTCCTGTCATCGGGAAAGTCGTGATGTGGCTGGGGCCGACATTAGCGGTGACTTGtatctcccgcccgccgccattcacgctaaataatgacttgttatatgcaaatgagcctctaggggctagtggggcgttgctgcagagCTCCGTCCTCTCACCGCTTGGCACGTCCTTGTAAAGGTGATtaacatcctcggtctcctccgtgcTCCGCAAATCCTgcgccgtccattttagtattaggcgcagcgCAGTGAGTTGAGGACGGCAGCAGGCGAGTATAtgtatgtcctgatgagttttatacgtttttttgttccataactctgataacccctttaaccgtcCTTTCCCTTTGTATTCCCAGTGCTGTTTGCAGAGATAACCCGTGTGATGAACCACATCATGGCGGTCGCCTGCCACGCCCTGGACATCGGCGCCATGACGCCTTTCTTCTGGCTGTTTGAAGAGCGAGAGAAGGTGATGAACTTGAACCCCGCGTCTCAGGGCTGCAGCCGAGATGTTTGCTTTCTTACAGAAACAGCGCCCCACTTGTCCTCAGggtgtgtctggtactgcagtttAACCCCCTTCACTTCagtgggctgcaataccagacacaatccATGCTCAGGAGCGGCGCTGTCTCTGAACCTTGCATAGACCCTTTAAAAACCTtcctttcaagatctctgcttgctgtccttGAATTGGAACCTCCTTGCATTTTCTTGCAGATGTTTGAGTTCTATGAGAGGGTATCGGGGGCCCGCATGCACGCAGCCTACATCCGTCCAGGAGGAGTGCACCAGGTGTTGTATCCCTACACAGTTTACATAGGACTGCCCCTGTGGGTATATATACGAGGGGCGTCCTGATGATCCTCTGCCCGTCTCTCCTAGGACATGCCGCTCGGCCTGATGGACGACATCTATGAGTTCATGAAAAACTTCTCTATACGGCTGGATGAGCTGGAAGAGGTGAGGCAGGAGACGCCCCCATCTTAATAATGGGGGGCTGCCCCTGTACACTTACAGTTCTGGGGAGGGGACCGACTGTAGAAATGATCGCCTTCTCCCATGCCTGCATGTAATTCTTCATCTCCCCTGTAGTGGGCGCCCACAGCTATATCACCAGACTGACATATATAATTAGTTGTGGAGTAACTTCCTTTCAAATCCTCACCgtcttcaagatctctgcttgctgtcattgccTCCTTGTTTGCCTACAGAGGTGCACTATTCATTACTAGCTCTGTCATCAgctgttcactgacagcaagcagtgccTATGCTTACGGGGTGGCAGAGCAGCTTACTGCCCCAGCACCTCCGGGTTCTCACAGGTCCGGGGCCCCGACAACTTCCTTCTACCTTGTGAAAGTAAATGGCTTCCTCTTGATTTAACCCTGTGGAGGGTGTCCCCCGAATGGCTCTGTgatttacctgctcaccactagGGGGCGGTGTAGAATAACGTGGCTTGTCTAGCGGTGGTTACAGGCGCTAATCCTGTCTTGTGGCCCCCAGATGCTGACAAATAACCGGATCTGGAAGAACAGGACTGTGGGGATCGGGGTGGTCTCCGCCGAGGAAGCCTTGAACTACGGATTCAGGTAACGCCATCATTGTCCGTAAAGCATTATATCACTGCAATCtgtggaaaattcctttaagccAGCATGAGCGGATCTGGTGGGTGGGGCATTATTGGGCGTGGTTTAGTGACCGTCCTTGTGTCCACACAGCGGGGTGATGCTGCGGGGCTCAGGAATCCAGTGGGACATCCGGAAGTCTCAGCCGTACGAGGTGTACGACCAGGTGGAGTTCGATATTCCCATCGGCTCTAATGGAGACTGTTATGACAGGTGAGTGGGCGGAGCCATGTGACGTTACTCCTCCCCAGGCTGGAGCTGACCTCACAGACCCACCCTTCCTCCGCCAGGTACCTGTGTCGTGTGGAGGAGATGCGCCAGTCCCTGAGGATTATCCACCAGTCTCTAAATAAGATGCCAGAAGGCGAGATCAAGGTGGACGACGCCAAGATCTCTCCCCCCAAGAGGTCTGAGATGAAGGTACAAGGGGGGTGAATGGCTGCTAGGTCATGATGTGAGACGCGCTCTCTTCCACTGATGGACTCTGTGCAGATAAAGGGAAGGTTCCCGTACGACTCCCTTCTCGTCGGTGCAGCTCAGCCGCAGTACCAGCCCACGGACAGGAGTGGCGCCATTTCCTTGTTTCATGCCTCTAACAATTGTTTTCTAGCGCTCCATGGAGTCCCTGATCCATCACTTCAAACTGTACACAGAGGGCTACCAGGTGCCCCCGGGAGCCACGTACACCGCCATCGAGGCCCCTAAGGTATGGAAGGGCTGCTACTGTGGTGGATCCCAGGGCCACATAACCCTCTCTGTCCTTCCGTAGGGTTAGTGGAGGGCTGCTACGGCGGGGAAGATCCTAGGGCCACCCCCTGGGGTTAGTGACTGGCTGCTGCTGAGGGGGGATCCTAGGGCCACCCCCTGGGGTTAGTGACTGGCTGCTGCTGAGGGGGGATCCTAGGGCCACCCCCTGGGGTTAGTGACTGGCTGCTGCTGAGGGGGGATCCTAGGGCCACCCCCTGGGGTTAGTGACTGGCTGCTGCTGAGGGGGGATCCTAGGGCCACCCCCTGGGGTTAGTGACGGGCTGCTGCTGAGGGGGGATCCTAGGGGCACCCCCTGGGGTTAGTGACTGGCTGCTGCTGAGGGGGAATTCTAGGGGCACCCCCTGGGGTTAGTGACTGGCTGCTGCTGAGGGGGGATCCTAGGGCCACCCCCTGGGGTTAGTGACTGGCTGCTGCTGAGGGGGGATCCTAGGGCCACCCCCTGGGGTTAGTGACTGGCTGCTGCTGAGGGGGGATCCTAGGGCTACCTCCTGGGGTTAGTGACGGGCTGCTGCTGAGGGGGGATCCTAGGGGCACCCCCTGGGGTTAGTGACTGGCTGCTGCTGAGGGGGAATTCTAGGGCCACCCCCTGGGGTTAGTGACTGGCTGCTGCTGAGGGGGGATCCTAGGGCCACCCCCTGGGGTTAGTGACTGGCTGCTGCTGAGGGGGGATCCTAGGGCCACCCCCTGGGGTTAGTGACTGGCTGCTGCTGAGGGGGGATCCTAGGGCTACCTCCTGGGGTTAGTGACGGGCTGCTGCTGAGGGGGGATCCTAGGGGCACCCCCTGGGGTTAGTGACTGGCTGCTGCTGAGGGGGAATTCTAGGGGCACCCCCTGGGGTTAGTGACTGGCTGCTGCTGAGGGGGAATTCTAGGGCCACCCCCTGGGGTTAGTGACGGGCTGCTGCTGAGGGGGGATCCTAGGGCCACCTCCTGGGGTTAGTGACGGGCTGCTGCTGAGGGGGGATCCTAGGGCCACCTCCTGGGGTTATTgaggggctgctgctgaggggGGATCCTAGGGCCACCCCCTGGGGTTAGTGACGGGCTGCTGCTGAGGGGGGATCCTAGGGCCACCCCCTGGGGTTAGTGATGAGATTTTGTCTCCTCTCAGGGTGAGTTTGGCGTCTACCTTGTGTCTGATGGAACAAGCCGTCCGTACCGCTGCAAGATAAAGGCCCCCGGATTCGCTCACCTGGTAAATCCTTCCCCGTTCTGATCCtccagagcagggatggccaacctgtggctctccagctgttgtaaaactacaattcccaccatgccctgctgtagactgatagctgtaggcagtctgggcatgttgggagttgtagttttgcaacagctggagagcctcaggttggcatACCTGCTCCAGAGTTTGGGTCTGTGGGGTGCGGCCATTTCTGACCTCTCCTTTCTTCCAGGCCGGCTTAGACAAGATGGCACAGGGTCACATGCTGGCAGACGTTGTGGCCATCATCGGTGAGTGTTGGGGAGATTGGGGGGCGGTTACATTAAGAGGTTAATTTCTTTGATGCTGACACAGATTTTTCTGTCGCAGGAACTCAGGATATCGTCTTTGGAGAAGTGGACCGATGATGGGCTCGCTCGGACATCTGATGCTGTGGGGGGCACCTCGTCCCGTGGGACGCGTCCACTCCATAAAGTCGTCTCTAATTATTTAAACTCTGTGCTTGTAAAACTCCAGTCTGAAAATAAAGTCTCTGGTTTCTTAAAGGACAAGGTCTGTGTGGTCGTCACTGCCGCCAGGTTATGCCAGGAGTGTTTACCAGAGGACATTGGGCTCCTGGTCTGTAGAAACGCAGGGCAAAATGTGAGAAAGATGGGTGACTGCTGCCATGGCCGCCGTAGGGGTAGTCACCCAGCTGTCTTTTCAGAGAAAGTTGGGTAATAAAATGGGGGATTACAAATGGTGGCTCTGGCATTGATGACTTACCCTTAATATCATGAATTCCTTCATTAATatatgatcggtgagggtccgacactccgcaccccccaccaatcagctcttCCCTGTAGTCTCCAGTGCAGGAACAGGAGtacagctccgttcaaagtgtagtggtcatGCCGGGGTACTGCAGCCTAgtttccactgaagtgaatgggagctgagctgcagtaccccggcACGGCCACaacactttgaacggagctgtaCTTCCTGTTCCTGCACCAGAGCCTGCTGATCTCAAGGGGTGCAGAGTGACAGACCCTCTCCAATTATATATTAATAAACTAATGATGGTAAaggaacctggaaaacccctttaagggcttcaATGAAACGCTCACATTCCTCTGGCTAAATGGGGGCGGGTGACATTTTGGAAAGTGGAGCATCAATACGACCTCAGGCGTCTCCATGACCGTAGTCACCTCCTCCCAAGACTTAGTAATGGGAGGCAGCACTTATCCCAGGGGCAGTAAAGCCGCCATAATTTCATCCTGTTCCTCCCTCACACGGTAACCAATATTTTGAGCAGAATAAGGAACTACCAGTTTCCTTAAAATTCTCTTCTTACAAAAACCAGAAGCCGAAAAAAAAACCCCGAGTGTCTATCTGTAGCGGATGCTGGGCGGAGAATCACTTCCTATATTGGTCTGGACACAAGACGTTTGCTGCCATAGAGTTCCGCACTGCACATCTTGGACGTACTGCAGCGCTGATCGGCCACCAAGGTCCCAAACAGCTGACTTCTGCTGGACTGCCACCACGTGAAGGTAACACGACTTTTTTTGGGATGCCATCTTGTGGCACGGGTGACAATTCTCCTGGATCTCCATCATGATGGGTCTGGTTCCTCGGTGAGATCAGCTGGTGGTTCCTGAGGAGCTGCAGACACTCTTTTGGAGTCTTGACGCTGAGATGATACTTTTTCCTGAAGATCCTTATCTGCCCCAGACTACGTGGGTGAAAATGGCGCCACGTGGGGATGTATCTTAGATACCTGGTAGATATTTGCAGTTCTCGGACATCTGGCCCGTTGCCTGGTCAGATCTTTCCTTAGCCCTCTTGTATAAGACAAGTTCGATTTTTGGCCAACATTAGAGAAGACCTCGCCCCACCGGAGAATCATTATATGGTGATCATGTAGTCTTAAGTGTGTGAGGGTGAAGTCTCATTTATTGGGCTCAGTAATGGACGGTTACAGTAGATGACACAGTTGTCTTCGCCTCAATGTCAGGCAGTTGCAGGTAAAGCCACCAGAGTTTTTTGGACACCATTGGTGATATCATCTGCTTTTGGTTTTTCTAGTTGCCGGAATGCAAGAACCTGAGATCTGCTACATCCTTGACGGCATCCTCTTCCTCTATGGAATCGTCCTCACCGCTCTCTACTGCCACCTCAAGGTGAGTGCAGTTTTGCAGGTTCTGATAGTTGGTCCAGAGTCTTTAGATCACATGGATCTCGTCTCCTTCATATCCACCCGTAGGTGAAGACGGCAAGAGCCAAGAAGGCGGCTGCCAGAGGGGAGCTTTACGAGGTGATTATGGTGACGCCCTGTCTGGACTTTGTGTAGTGACCATGTCCTGATCTAACGGTTCTTCTTGCTGCAGCATCTGAAGAGCCCGGACAAGCAGATCTACAGCGAGATTGGGAAGGGCGAGACCGAGATGGCGCTGAAGGTGAGGAGACGCCCCCAGCTTCTTGGTGGCACCAGCTGTGTCCCCTCCGTCCTACTATGAGCATGCAGCACCTGGGGTCGGGGGTTTGGTACTTTCTGGGGTGTCAGGATTCGCCATGTTTTGGGGGGGCATCTTCTAACATCCATGACAGAACCTTATGATATGACACAACCAGAAGAGCTTGCACTCTAATCCCCTGCCACATACATGCACTGAATGTGCTGGTGAGGACAGCCTGGAGAGATGAGCCctcagagctgacactctacccCCACACACAGCGAGTTGTCGGGCAGCCCATCCCCCACGTGTCTGCAGCAGCCTCATAGTGAAAGAAGAAATGCTTGTGTCCATCGCTTGCTGACCGCTTCCTTTCACTGCTGCCGCCACAAACCTCACACGCTGCTTCCTGAGTTCTCATGTAGAGTGCAAGCTCTTCTGACGAGTGATACAATGCAGTTTGTGTTACACATCtgtgcctgggaaagctgagtaaaAGCAAAATATGGCCACCGTACTCAGCTTTCCCGGGAACAGATGTAGGTGGTACTGACGGCAGGTTTATAAGTGGCCTAGAACGTTTACTCATTaacaagatctctgcttgttgtcagtgaatggtAACATTCTGCGCTCCGGACCTGATAATGTCGCACAGCGGATACACGTGTTCAGACTCGGTCCTGCTGCCGGACACAGCCGGGCTCCAGACTAAAGAAATATCCAGGAGCCATTGGCGCCGAACATGAAAAATTaggagccaaatttaaaatatatataattgcggtaaaataaaataaaaaataaaatgtcttcCCTGGGGTTGTCACAATACCCAAATTTTGACtctatttcgataccataaaaaagtattgagatactcgataccacgtgaaaaaaataaaacccccAAAAGGTTGCATGCATTCCGGATTTTATGGAACgcctggaccataatagaacagtcctaacctaattattgtcgggacaaggtgactaaaaaatggcaaattgcgcgttttttattttttttctgttacggcgttaaatgcataggagatatttttttatatttatactttttcCAACGTGACGATgtgtaatatgtttatatattctatatgtaaaattgggatacGGGGTGATTTAGCCTTTTAGTAttttggtggttttttttttattatttactattAGCCCCTTAGTGGATGGAACCctcgtcctattcaccctgatagagaatAACTGTACATTATACTGACCCCTGTAATATCTCCTGTCTTCTCTTCCAGGGAGCAGAGGGGATCTACACTGTGAGTACCAGAGCGTATCACACACaattggattagatacacggctcagcagacagtatcacacacaattggattagatacacggctcagcagacagtatcacacaggattagatacacagctcagcagacagtatcacacagggtaggattagatacacagctcagcagacagtatcacacaggataggattagatacacagctcagcagacagtatcacacaggataggattagatacacagctcagcagacagtatcacacaggataggattagatacacagctcagcagacagtatcacacaggataggattagatacacagctcagaagacagtatcacacaggataggattagatacacagctcagcagacagtatcacacaggataggattagatacacagctcagcagtcagtatcacacaggataggattagatacacagctcagtagacagtatcacacaggataggattatatacacagctcagcagacagtatcacacaggataggattagatacacagctcagcaggcagtatcacacaggataggattagatacacagctcagcagacagtattacac
This region of Bufo gargarizans isolate SCDJY-AF-19 chromosome 11, ASM1485885v1, whole genome shotgun sequence genomic DNA includes:
- the FCER1G gene encoding high affinity immunoglobulin epsilon receptor subunit gamma gives rise to the protein MQEPEICYILDGILFLYGIVLTALYCHLKVKTARAKKAAARGELYEHLKSPDKQIYSEIGKGETEMALKGAEGIYTGLGPTEKATYETLHCLEKKSSPIDA
- the NDUFS2 gene encoding NADH dehydrogenase [ubiquinone] iron-sulfur protein 2, mitochondrial → MAALRALGRLRAPSGALPGRWLRVAQPVREKQWQPDTEFMEQYSGAVMYPNATTAKWVPAPWHDKDPPAHRNVSNLTINFGPQHPAAHGVLRLVMELSGESVKKCDPHVGLLHRGTEKLIEYKTYLQALPYFDRLDYVSMMCNEQCYSLAVEKLLNIRPPLRAQWIRVLFAEITRVMNHIMAVACHALDIGAMTPFFWLFEEREKMFEFYERVSGARMHAAYIRPGGVHQDMPLGLMDDIYEFMKNFSIRLDELEEMLTNNRIWKNRTVGIGVVSAEEALNYGFSGVMLRGSGIQWDIRKSQPYEVYDQVEFDIPIGSNGDCYDRYLCRVEEMRQSLRIIHQSLNKMPEGEIKVDDAKISPPKRSEMKRSMESLIHHFKLYTEGYQVPPGATYTAIEAPKGEFGVYLVSDGTSRPYRCKIKAPGFAHLAGLDKMAQGHMLADVVAIIGTQDIVFGEVDR